In Marinobacter sp. F4206, the genomic stretch ACGACGGCATGACCAATGCCATCGAGAAGCACAAGGCGCAGCTTGCCATCAACGTTCTTCTTGTCCACCGCCATCAGCTCCATAAAATCACCCGGCGCCATACCCTCTGGTGGCAATTCGGGGAGGCCCGCACGGCGAATCAGAGCTGCTGCCCTGTCACACTGTTCGCGACTGATCATCCCTTCACGAGCCGAGAGGTCGGCAGCCATGATCATCCCGGTCCCTACGGCCTCGCCATGCAGCCAGTTGCCATAGCCGGCATAGGTTTCGATTGCATGACCAAAGGTATGACCCAGATTCAATATCGCCCGAAGCCCACCCTCACGCTCGTCACGGGCCACCACGTCCGCTTTGCAGACGCAGGAACGGTAAATGGCCTCCGCAAGTGCGGACGCTTCTACTGCCACAAGCCGGTCCATCTCCGTTTCAAGCCAGCCCAGGAACCCGATATCTCGAATCAGCCCATACTTGATCACTTCGGCAAGACCGGCCGATACTTCCCTGGCCGGAAGCGTAGTGAGACTGTCGGTATCGATTAAAACAGCCTCAGGCTGGTGAAACGCACCCACCATGTTTTTCCCAAGCGGGTGATTGATGCCGGTCTTGCCTCCCACTGACGAGTCCACCTGGGACAGCAGCGTCGTTGGAATCTGAATAAAGGGCACCCCCCTTTGGTAACAGGCCGACGCAAAACCGGTCATGTCTCCGACCACACCTCCGCCCAGCGCGACGAGGGTGGTTTTCCGGGTATGCCTGTTCTCGAGCAAACCGTCAAAGATCTTGTTGAGGGTTTGCCAATCCTTGTATTTTTCACCATCCGGCAATACCACCGTGTCGATTGCCTTTCCAGGAAAGCAGGCAAGGGCGCGTTTGAGATAGAGTGGCGCCACGGTCTCGTTGGTGACGATCATCACCTGGGAGCCGGTCACGAAGGACGAAAGATCATAACTGCCGAGAAGCCCGTGACCGATGATAATCGGATAACTGCGCTCACCGAGCTCTACAGTAAGCTCATGAAGTACCTTAGACATGATTCCGTCCTTCCTTGCGTACTTGCCTCTTGTGGCGAGGGGTTCGGGGATTCATTCTGTTGACAAGCTGCCGGACGACGAGCCGTGGGCTTTTCCGATCCGTGTGCATCGTGATGTCTGCAAGTTCTGAATACAAAGGGTCCCGGATCGAAAACAGCTTACGCAGCACCGCCTCAGGATCATCATTCTGCAGTAACGGGCGGTTGCGGTCTTTTCGGGTGCGTTCGACCTGCTGTTCGATTGAGGTCTTGAGATAAACCACGACCGCATCCTGCTTGAGCAACCGGTGATTTTCCGGCCGCATCACTGCACCACCGCCAGTCGCGAGCACCGTTTTCGGCTCGGAAGAAAGCTCTTCCAGCATCGCAGTTTCACGTTGCCGAAAGCCTTCTTCCCCCTCCACATCAAAAATCCACGGAATGTTTGCGCCACAACGCTCCTCAATGATGCGATCAGAGTCCAAAAAACGATAGCCCAGCTCTTTGGCAAGCATCCGGCCAATCGTACTCTTTCCGGCTCCCATGGGGCCGACCAGGACAACGCGTTTGGGCAAAGACATAACTTCCGCTCGATTGTGTTCAGGCGGGTGAGAATATCACAGCGCCACTGATTCCATAAATTTCACTGGCGCTATACCGACTGAGGGACACAAAAAAGCCGCCGGTGTTAAGCGGCGGCTTTTTTGTCAGCGCTGAATCACTGAATCAGGTCGTTCTTGATGATCTTGGGAGTGATGAAGATCAACAACTCACTGCGCTCATCAATGTGCTCTGTACGCTTGAAGAGACGACCAAGGTAAGGAATATCACCAAGGAACGGGGTCTTCGTGGTCTGGGTAGCGACCTCGGACTGGAAAATACCGCCCAACACGACCGTCTCGCCATTGCCAACCAGCACTTGCGTTGTCACTTCGTTCGTGTTGATGGAAGGAATACCGGCCGTTACCTCACCGCGAGAATCCTGATTCACCACCAGATCCATAATAATCTTGTCATCCGGAGTGATTTGCGGCGTCACTTCCAGTGACAGCACGGCTTCCTTGAAGGAAACAGAGGTTGCACCGCTGGAAGAAGCCTCCTGGTAAGGAATTTCTTCACCGGACTTGATGGATGCCGTTTGACGGTCTGCGGTCACAACCCGCGGCTGCGATACCACTTCCGCCTGACCATCGCTTTCCAGAGCTGACAGTTCGAGATCCACCAGGAAATCGTCGCTGCCCCAGCCGATGGCGAATGAGGACGCACCTTCGCCGGTTACACCCAGATCGACCGCCAGTGCGCCCGGGAAGGTGATGGTATTGTTGGTACCCCCGGCAGCCTGACGAGCTTCTTCAACGGCCCCTTGCGAACCGCCAACAGAAAACACGTTATCACCACTTACGTTATAGGCCGCACCACCCCAACGGATACCGAGGTCTTCCGCGACGTTGGTCTGGGCGCGCACGATTCGGGCCTCAATGGAGACCTGGCGCACGGGTACATCCCAAGTGGAGACCAGGCGACGGATCTCTTCAAGCTTTTCCGTGGTTTCGCGCACACTGATGGTATTGGTGCGAACGTCGGAGGAGACGAAGCCGCGGTCCGAGATCAACTCTTTATCGGCCTCGATCAAAGCAACAACGTCGGCGGCCTTGGCGTAATTCACCTGGATGATATCCAGGCGCACCGGCGCAAGTTCAGCAATCTGCTTGGTGGTCTCGAGTTCAAGTTTCTCGCGAGCAGCAATTTCGTCCGCTGGCGCAACCAGCAGCACGTTACCGATCTGACGCTTGTCCAGCCCCTTGGTCTTGAGAATAAGATCAAGCGCCTGGTCCCAGGGCACATTTTGCAGGCGAAGGGTGATGCTTCCACCCACTGTATCACTGGCCACCAGATTCAGGCCGGTGAAGTCGGCAATCAACTGCAGAACCGACCGGACCTCGATGTCCTGGAAGTTCAGGGAAAGCTTATCGCCGGTGTACGGGAACTTCTCCTCTCGACGCGCCTCGGCT encodes the following:
- the aroK gene encoding shikimate kinase AroK, translated to MSLPKRVVLVGPMGAGKSTIGRMLAKELGYRFLDSDRIIEERCGANIPWIFDVEGEEGFRQRETAMLEELSSEPKTVLATGGGAVMRPENHRLLKQDAVVVYLKTSIEQQVERTRKDRNRPLLQNDDPEAVLRKLFSIRDPLYSELADITMHTDRKSPRLVVRQLVNRMNPRTPRHKRQVRKEGRNHV
- the pilQ gene encoding type IV pilus secretin PilQ translates to MFKKLNVYVGVIAFGLLSGLANAVTLEDVSFSSLPGDRLEVTLAFDGQPPEPTGYTIERPARIAVDLSDTTSGLDSRSMPLGSGNAQSMTVVETKDRTRLIFNLVELVPYDTVRSGNSLVMTIGGEGSVQQTMQSTGTTSAQPSRSTRPDTLAGVDFRRGKDGEGRVVVDLGSESTPVDLSELGGKIRLTMSGVAVPENLRRRLDVTDFATPVNRIDTFVQDGNAVVEIRPEGNYDYIAYQSGSQFTVSVEKLTEQEAEARREEKFPYTGDKLSLNFQDIEVRSVLQLIADFTGLNLVASDTVGGSITLRLQNVPWDQALDLILKTKGLDKRQIGNVLLVAPADEIAAREKLELETTKQIAELAPVRLDIIQVNYAKAADVVALIEADKELISDRGFVSSDVRTNTISVRETTEKLEEIRRLVSTWDVPVRQVSIEARIVRAQTNVAEDLGIRWGGAAYNVSGDNVFSVGGSQGAVEEARQAAGGTNNTITFPGALAVDLGVTGEGASSFAIGWGSDDFLVDLELSALESDGQAEVVSQPRVVTADRQTASIKSGEEIPYQEASSSGATSVSFKEAVLSLEVTPQITPDDKIIMDLVVNQDSRGEVTAGIPSINTNEVTTQVLVGNGETVVLGGIFQSEVATQTTKTPFLGDIPYLGRLFKRTEHIDERSELLIFITPKIIKNDLIQ
- the aroB gene encoding 3-dehydroquinate synthase, with translation MSKVLHELTVELGERSYPIIIGHGLLGSYDLSSFVTGSQVMIVTNETVAPLYLKRALACFPGKAIDTVVLPDGEKYKDWQTLNKIFDGLLENRHTRKTTLVALGGGVVGDMTGFASACYQRGVPFIQIPTTLLSQVDSSVGGKTGINHPLGKNMVGAFHQPEAVLIDTDSLTTLPAREVSAGLAEVIKYGLIRDIGFLGWLETEMDRLVAVEASALAEAIYRSCVCKADVVARDEREGGLRAILNLGHTFGHAIETYAGYGNWLHGEAVGTGMIMAADLSAREGMISREQCDRAAALIRRAGLPELPPEGMAPGDFMELMAVDKKNVDGKLRLVLLDGIGHAVVTSDATADNLAATLAGFCRSG